One Mycolicibacterium sarraceniae genomic window carries:
- a CDS encoding MlaE family ABC transporter permease, with translation MSTATVLRSRYPRAYSRASKWAASPGRFIDRVGDVAWFTVTAVGQIPHALRYYRRALLRLIAEIGMGTGAMAVIGGTIAIVGFVTLSGGSLIAIQGYASLGNIGVEAFTGFVAALVNVRVVAPLVSGHALAATVGAGATAELGAMRISEEIDALEVMGIKSISYLVSTRILAGMVVIIPLYAMALLLSFLAAQLTTTVLYGQSTGTYDHYFRTFLRPDDVFWSFVVAIIIAMFVMINHCYFGYNASGGPVGVGEAVGISMRASLVAVATVVLLASLALYGTDPNFNLTV, from the coding sequence ATGAGTACCGCGACAGTCCTGCGCAGCCGCTACCCGCGGGCGTATTCGAGGGCGAGCAAGTGGGCGGCCTCGCCGGGCCGCTTCATCGACCGGGTCGGTGACGTGGCGTGGTTCACCGTCACTGCCGTCGGCCAGATCCCGCATGCCCTGCGCTACTACCGCCGTGCGTTGCTGCGGTTGATCGCCGAGATCGGCATGGGCACCGGGGCGATGGCCGTTATCGGTGGCACCATCGCCATCGTCGGCTTCGTGACCTTGTCGGGTGGTTCGCTGATCGCGATCCAGGGTTACGCCTCGCTGGGCAATATCGGCGTCGAGGCCTTCACCGGATTCGTTGCGGCCCTGGTGAACGTCCGCGTCGTCGCACCCCTGGTCTCCGGACATGCCCTTGCCGCGACCGTGGGCGCGGGAGCAACCGCCGAACTGGGCGCCATGCGGATCAGTGAGGAGATCGACGCGCTTGAGGTGATGGGCATCAAGTCCATCAGCTACCTGGTGTCGACCCGCATCCTGGCCGGCATGGTCGTGATCATTCCGCTGTACGCGATGGCGCTGTTGCTGTCATTCCTGGCCGCTCAGCTCACCACGACCGTGCTGTACGGCCAGTCGACGGGCACCTACGACCACTACTTCCGCACGTTCCTGCGGCCCGACGACGTGTTCTGGTCCTTCGTCGTCGCCATCATCATCGCCATGTTCGTGATGATCAACCACTGCTACTTCGGCTACAACGCCAGCGGCGGTCCGGTCGGCGTGGGCGAGGCGGTCGGGATCTCCATGCGTGCTTCGCTGGTCGCCGTCGCGACCGTTGTTCTGTTGGCCTCGTTGGCGCTGTACGGCACCGACCCTAACTTCAACCTCACGGTGTAG
- a CDS encoding MCE family protein produces MRTLETPNRIKNGLAGIVIIVLVVTVGQSFSGIPQLFAQPTYYGQFTDSAGLNAGDKVRIAGMDVGEVKSLKIDGDHVLIGFNLGPRQIGTESRVSIRTETILGKRVLEIEPRGSKLLQARSVLPVGQTTTPYQIYDAVFDVTKAAAGWDIDSVKQSLNVLSETIDQTYPHLSAALDGVARFSDTIGKRDEQFKQLLANANQVAAVLGNRSEQINRLAVNAQTLLAAVNERRSEIDYLLANVSALSEQFTGFINDNPNLNHVLEQLKTISDVLVKHKTDLSDVLITASKFMGALAEAIGSGPYFKVLVVNLVPYQILQPWVDAAFKKRGIDPEQFWRSAGLPAFKFPDPNGQRQPNGAPPPAPLPLEGTPDHPGPAVGPGSPCSYTPAADGIPTPGNPLPCATLTDGPFGPAPGGYPPPDVPISAYNPAAVGGPGVPSAAFPGELSPNVQGVPAPPLAPGPPGARTVPVAPTPGPATDIPGYAPPPNALIGPIPPPGPGPQVPPVGNLAPVDQGGGA; encoded by the coding sequence ATGAGGACGCTAGAGACGCCTAACCGGATCAAGAACGGCCTGGCCGGCATCGTCATCATCGTGCTGGTCGTCACTGTGGGGCAGAGCTTTTCGGGTATCCCGCAGCTGTTCGCCCAGCCGACGTACTACGGCCAGTTCACCGACAGCGCGGGCCTGAATGCCGGCGACAAAGTGCGCATCGCCGGCATGGATGTCGGCGAAGTGAAGTCGCTGAAGATCGACGGCGATCACGTCTTGATCGGATTTAACTTGGGCCCCAGGCAGATTGGCACCGAGAGCCGGGTGTCCATCCGCACCGAGACGATCTTGGGCAAGCGGGTGCTCGAAATCGAGCCGCGGGGCAGCAAGCTGCTCCAGGCGAGATCGGTCCTGCCGGTGGGCCAGACCACCACGCCCTACCAGATCTACGACGCCGTCTTCGACGTGACGAAGGCCGCGGCGGGCTGGGACATCGACAGCGTCAAGCAGTCGCTGAACGTGTTGTCGGAGACCATTGATCAGACCTATCCGCACCTGAGTGCGGCACTGGACGGGGTGGCCCGGTTCTCCGACACCATCGGTAAGCGTGACGAGCAGTTCAAGCAACTGCTGGCCAATGCGAACCAAGTCGCTGCCGTGCTGGGCAACCGCAGTGAGCAGATCAATCGGCTTGCCGTCAACGCCCAAACGCTGCTGGCCGCCGTCAACGAGCGTCGTTCCGAGATCGACTATCTGCTGGCCAACGTTTCCGCGCTCTCCGAGCAGTTCACCGGATTCATCAACGACAATCCGAACCTGAATCATGTTCTGGAGCAGCTGAAGACGATCAGCGATGTGCTGGTGAAGCACAAGACGGACCTGTCCGATGTGCTGATCACCGCCTCGAAATTCATGGGCGCACTGGCCGAGGCCATCGGCTCGGGCCCGTACTTCAAGGTGCTGGTGGTCAACCTGGTGCCTTACCAGATCCTGCAGCCGTGGGTGGACGCCGCATTCAAGAAGCGCGGTATCGACCCCGAACAGTTCTGGCGCAGCGCGGGTCTGCCGGCGTTCAAGTTCCCCGATCCCAACGGGCAGCGCCAGCCGAACGGCGCCCCGCCGCCGGCCCCGCTCCCGCTTGAGGGCACACCGGACCATCCGGGACCCGCAGTGGGCCCGGGCTCGCCATGCTCGTACACCCCAGCCGCGGACGGTATTCCGACGCCGGGTAACCCGTTGCCGTGTGCCACGCTGACCGACGGTCCGTTCGGCCCAGCGCCGGGTGGCTACCCGCCGCCGGACGTGCCGATTTCGGCGTACAACCCCGCCGCCGTCGGCGGCCCGGGTGTCCCGAGTGCGGCCTTCCCCGGCGAGCTTTCACCGAATGTGCAAGGTGTGCCTGCGCCGCCGCTGGCACCCGGTCCGCCGGGAGCCCGTACCGTCCCGGTCGCACCCACGCCGGGACCGGCCACCGATATCCCCGGCTACGCCCCACCGCCGAACGCGCTCATCGGACCGATCCCGCCGCCGGGACCGGGCCCGCAGGTCCCGCCGGTCGGTAACCTGGCACCCGTCGATCAGGGAGGGGGAGCGTAA
- a CDS encoding MCE family protein, translating into MPQPLNASRRPPLKLAGVIFLVLAIVLVTLVYLQFRGDLTPKTTLTMVSDRAGLVMDPGSKVTYNGVEIGRVSKVAAVDRGGKSVAELTLQVAPRYIALIPANVDAQIKASTVFGNKYVSFTSPKDPTTQRISSADVIDVSHVTTEFNTLFETLTSISEKVDPVKLNLTLSAAAEALGGLGAKFGQSLVNGNAVLDDINPQLPQIRTNIQQLSKLADVYTKASPDLWDFLDHAVTTARTLNAQQKDLDAALLASTGFGNTGADIFERGGPYFVRGQADLIPTAKLLDTYSPQLYCQIKGEAEALHPALDAFGGNGYSLDTMIELVGAPNPYVYPDNLPRVNGRGGPGGAPGCWQKIDRNFWPAPHLVVDDGASLAPYNHFELGQPILTEYVWGRQVGENTINP; encoded by the coding sequence ATGCCCCAGCCGTTGAACGCTTCCCGGCGCCCGCCACTGAAGTTGGCGGGCGTGATCTTCCTCGTACTCGCCATCGTGTTGGTGACGTTGGTGTACCTGCAGTTCCGCGGTGACCTCACGCCGAAGACAACGCTCACCATGGTTTCCGATCGCGCCGGCCTGGTCATGGACCCGGGCTCGAAGGTCACCTACAACGGGGTCGAGATCGGTCGCGTCAGCAAGGTGGCCGCGGTGGATCGCGGCGGCAAGTCGGTCGCCGAACTCACCCTTCAGGTCGCCCCGCGCTACATCGCGCTGATCCCGGCCAATGTCGACGCTCAGATCAAGGCCAGCACGGTCTTCGGCAATAAGTACGTGTCCTTCACCAGCCCGAAGGACCCGACCACACAACGCATCTCGAGTGCGGACGTCATCGACGTTTCGCACGTCACGACGGAGTTCAACACGTTGTTCGAGACGTTGACCTCGATCTCGGAGAAGGTCGATCCGGTCAAGCTGAACCTGACGCTGTCCGCGGCGGCCGAGGCGCTCGGCGGGCTGGGTGCCAAGTTCGGGCAGTCCCTCGTCAACGGCAATGCCGTCCTCGATGACATCAACCCGCAGCTGCCCCAGATCCGCACCAACATTCAGCAGCTGTCCAAACTGGCCGATGTCTACACCAAGGCCAGCCCGGACCTGTGGGACTTCCTCGATCACGCCGTCACCACCGCCCGCACGCTCAATGCGCAGCAGAAGGATCTCGACGCTGCGCTGTTGGCCTCGACCGGATTCGGCAACACCGGCGCCGATATCTTCGAACGCGGCGGCCCCTACTTCGTGCGCGGCCAAGCCGACCTGATCCCCACCGCCAAACTGCTCGACACCTACAGCCCGCAGCTGTACTGCCAGATCAAGGGCGAGGCGGAGGCGTTGCATCCGGCGCTGGATGCCTTTGGCGGCAACGGGTATTCGCTCGACACCATGATCGAACTAGTAGGCGCCCCTAACCCGTACGTCTACCCCGACAACCTGCCCAGGGTCAACGGCCGCGGCGGCCCCGGCGGTGCTCCCGGCTGCTGGCAGAAGATTGACCGCAACTTCTGGCCCGCGCCGCATCTGGTGGTCGATGACGGTGCATCCCTGGCCCCGTACAACCACTTCGAACTCGGCCAACCGATCCTCACCGAATACGTGTGGGGACGCCAAGTCGGGGAGAACACGATCAACCCATGA
- a CDS encoding MCE family protein, with protein MKITGTAIKLGAFSLVLLLFTAIIIIVFGQFRFDRTTAYTAEFSNASGLRDGQFVRAGGVEVGKVSDIKLVGNGDRVQVTLNVDRTLPLYQSTTAQIRYQDLIGNRYVNLDRGTGEGADRILPGGGFIPMSRTQPALDLDALIGGFKPLFKSLDPQKVNTIASSLITVFQGQGGTINDILDQTAQLTSALADRDQAIGEVITNLNTVLDTTVKHEKDFDQTVNNFEILITGLKNRADPLASAAASISSAAGTLSDLLADNRPQLKDTLAKVETIQLPLADGQDRLDDLLTKMPVAVKMIGRAGGIYGDFFNFYLCDINLKLNGLQPGGPVRTVKITQQPTGRCTPQ; from the coding sequence ATGAAAATCACCGGCACAGCAATCAAACTCGGGGCATTCTCACTGGTGCTCCTGCTCTTCACGGCGATCATCATCATCGTGTTCGGGCAGTTCCGATTCGACCGAACGACCGCGTATACCGCCGAATTCAGCAATGCCAGTGGTTTGCGTGATGGCCAGTTCGTCCGTGCTGGTGGTGTCGAGGTAGGCAAGGTGTCCGACATCAAGCTCGTCGGCAACGGCGATCGTGTTCAGGTCACGCTCAACGTCGATCGCACCCTGCCCCTCTACCAGTCGACGACGGCTCAGATCCGATACCAGGACCTGATCGGCAACCGCTATGTCAACCTCGACCGCGGCACCGGCGAAGGCGCGGACCGGATTCTGCCTGGAGGCGGCTTCATTCCGATGTCGCGCACTCAGCCCGCGCTGGATCTCGACGCGCTCATCGGTGGCTTCAAGCCGCTGTTCAAATCGTTGGACCCGCAGAAGGTCAACACCATCGCCTCGTCGCTCATCACCGTTTTCCAGGGGCAAGGCGGCACTATCAACGACATTCTGGATCAGACGGCTCAGCTGACGTCCGCGCTGGCCGACCGGGATCAGGCCATCGGCGAGGTGATCACGAACCTGAACACCGTGCTGGACACCACCGTCAAGCATGAGAAGGACTTCGACCAGACGGTCAACAACTTCGAGATTCTCATCACCGGGTTGAAGAATCGCGCCGACCCGCTGGCCTCTGCCGCTGCCAGTATCAGCAGTGCCGCGGGCACTTTGAGCGATCTGCTGGCCGATAACCGCCCGCAGCTCAAGGACACACTGGCCAAGGTCGAAACCATCCAGCTGCCGCTGGCCGACGGTCAGGACCGCCTCGACGATCTGCTGACCAAGATGCCGGTGGCCGTGAAGATGATCGGTCGCGCCGGTGGTATCTACGGCGACTTCTTCAACTTCTACCTCTGCGACATCAACCTGAAGCTCAACGGCCTGCAGCCCGGTGGCCCGGTCCGCACCGTGAAGATCACTCAGCAGCCCACGGGTAGGTGCACGCCGCAATGA
- a CDS encoding virulence factor Mce family protein, whose translation MTALVLTSCGWRGIANVPMPGGPGSGRDKMTIYVQMPDTLALNVNSRVRVADVFVGSVRAIELKNWIPTLTLDLEPGIKLPANAIARIGQTSLLGTQHVELNPPPNPSSEPLRNGATIPLKNSQSFPTTERTLASIATVLRGGGIPNLEIIQTEVSNILDGNAGQIRDFLGKLNTFTDQLNQQRDDLTRAIDKTNELVSIVAARNATLDRVLTEFPPLIKYFADARDRFTGAVEALGRFSAITDQTLSQSRADFDTNLALLQRPLKQLGRAAPYLIDSLKLVITAPYPIDNIPKVIRGDYINTSATFDLTLSSIDNAFLTGTGVSGMLRALEQAWGRDPQTMIPDVRFTPHPNMTDGGGPFVERGE comes from the coding sequence ATGACGGCGCTGGTGCTGACGTCCTGCGGCTGGCGCGGTATCGCGAACGTGCCGATGCCGGGCGGTCCTGGTAGCGGCAGGGACAAGATGACGATCTACGTCCAGATGCCGGACACGTTGGCGCTCAATGTCAACAGTCGGGTTCGGGTTGCTGACGTGTTCGTGGGCTCGGTGCGTGCCATCGAGCTCAAGAACTGGATCCCGACCCTCACGCTCGATCTGGAACCCGGAATCAAGCTGCCCGCCAACGCCATTGCGCGGATCGGACAGACCAGCCTCCTGGGAACCCAGCACGTCGAGCTCAATCCGCCGCCGAATCCGTCGTCCGAGCCGTTGCGCAACGGCGCGACGATCCCGCTGAAGAACTCCCAGTCGTTCCCGACGACTGAACGCACCTTGGCGAGTATCGCCACCGTGCTGCGCGGCGGCGGCATCCCGAACCTGGAGATCATCCAGACCGAGGTCTCCAACATTCTCGACGGCAACGCCGGGCAAATCCGCGACTTCCTGGGAAAGCTGAACACGTTTACCGATCAACTCAACCAGCAGCGTGACGACCTGACCCGGGCGATCGACAAGACCAACGAACTGGTGTCTATCGTGGCTGCGCGTAACGCGACTCTGGACCGCGTGCTGACCGAATTCCCGCCGCTGATCAAGTATTTCGCGGATGCCAGGGACCGGTTCACCGGTGCGGTCGAGGCACTCGGCCGGTTCAGCGCGATCACCGATCAGACGTTGTCGCAGTCGCGTGCTGATTTCGACACCAACCTGGCGCTGTTGCAGCGCCCGCTCAAGCAGCTCGGTCGGGCCGCACCGTATCTGATCGACTCGCTGAAGCTTGTCATCACGGCGCCGTACCCGATCGACAACATCCCGAAGGTCATTCGTGGCGACTACATCAACACCTCAGCCACCTTCGACCTGACGCTGAGCTCGATCGATAACGCGTTCCTCACCGGAACCGGAGTCTCGGGAATGCTGCGCGCCCTCGAGCAGGCATGGGGCCGTGATCCGCAGACGATGATTCCGGACGTCCGGTTCACGCCCCACCCGAACATGACCGACGGTGGCGGACCGTTTGTCGAGCGCGGCGAGTAG
- a CDS encoding virulence factor Mce family protein translates to MSTVFSVRNLGLPKMSRASVIIGTLVVIVAVFAAFGGYYLYKKLTTNTVVAYFPEALALYPGDRVQIMGVQVGKIESIEPAGDKMKVTFNYQNRYKVPANATATILNPSLVASRVIQLAPPYSGGPVMENNAVIPIDRTQVPVEWDDLRNQISDIVTKLGPTPDQPKGPFGDVLESFANGLEGKGEQINTTFKALSNAVTALNEGRGDFFGVLKSLALFVNALHKSDQQLVSLNNNLATFTNSFSNSDQEVAKAVKDIDTLLTTARKFVNDNGSVLSKDINNLSDVTTQVLQPESRDGLETVLHVYPNLAANLQNIYHPTHGALVAIPTIASFANPLQFICSAIQSGSRLGYQDSAEMCAEYLAPIMDAIKFNFPPFGVNQFSTAETLPKYIAYSEPRLQPPPGYKDTTVPGIWSRDTLFSHGNHEQGWIVAPGMQGVDVQAFTANMLTPDSLAALMGGPDPVDYPPGGPRGGAPSNSYDQNNPLPPPWYPGAIPPPPPGPNVIPGPLPVSQQINGGAPAPAGPALPAEAGGGQ, encoded by the coding sequence ATGTCGACAGTCTTCAGTGTCCGTAACCTGGGCCTGCCCAAGATGTCTCGGGCGTCCGTCATCATCGGCACCCTCGTGGTGATCGTCGCGGTGTTCGCCGCATTCGGCGGTTACTACCTGTACAAGAAGCTGACCACCAACACCGTGGTGGCGTATTTCCCCGAAGCGCTGGCGCTGTATCCCGGTGACCGGGTCCAAATCATGGGCGTGCAGGTCGGCAAGATCGAGAGCATCGAGCCGGCCGGCGACAAAATGAAGGTCACCTTCAATTATCAGAACCGGTACAAGGTTCCGGCGAATGCCACCGCCACGATCCTCAACCCCAGCCTGGTCGCCTCCCGGGTGATCCAGCTCGCACCGCCCTACAGCGGCGGTCCGGTGATGGAGAACAACGCCGTCATCCCGATCGATCGCACCCAGGTGCCGGTGGAATGGGATGACCTGCGCAACCAGATCTCCGATATCGTCACCAAACTCGGCCCGACGCCCGATCAGCCCAAGGGCCCGTTCGGTGACGTCCTGGAGTCGTTCGCCAACGGACTCGAGGGCAAGGGCGAACAGATCAACACCACCTTCAAGGCGCTATCCAATGCGGTGACCGCGCTGAACGAAGGCCGCGGCGACTTCTTCGGCGTGCTCAAGAGCCTGGCCCTGTTCGTCAACGCCTTGCACAAGAGCGATCAGCAGCTGGTGTCGCTGAACAACAACCTCGCCACCTTCACCAACTCGTTCTCCAACTCCGATCAGGAAGTGGCCAAGGCGGTCAAGGACATTGACACGCTGTTGACCACGGCGCGCAAGTTCGTCAACGACAACGGTTCGGTGCTGAGCAAGGACATCAACAACCTGTCCGACGTCACCACCCAGGTCTTGCAGCCGGAATCGCGCGACGGCCTGGAGACGGTGTTGCACGTCTACCCCAACCTGGCCGCCAACCTGCAGAACATCTATCACCCGACACACGGTGCGCTGGTGGCGATTCCGACGATCGCCAGCTTCGCCAACCCGCTGCAGTTCATCTGTAGCGCGATCCAGTCCGGCAGCCGGTTGGGCTACCAGGACTCGGCGGAGATGTGCGCGGAGTACCTCGCGCCGATCATGGACGCGATCAAGTTCAACTTCCCGCCGTTCGGCGTCAACCAGTTCTCGACGGCTGAGACGCTGCCGAAGTACATCGCCTACTCCGAGCCGCGGCTGCAGCCACCCCCGGGCTACAAGGACACGACGGTGCCCGGTATCTGGTCGCGGGACACGTTGTTCTCGCACGGCAATCACGAGCAGGGCTGGATCGTGGCACCGGGCATGCAGGGTGTGGACGTGCAGGCGTTCACCGCCAACATGCTCACCCCGGATTCGCTCGCCGCGTTGATGGGCGGACCGGACCCGGTCGACTATCCGCCGGGTGGCCCGCGCGGTGGCGCACCGTCGAACTCCTATGACCAGAACAACCCGTTGCCGCCGCCGTGGTACCCGGGTGCGATCCCGCCGCCACCGCCTGGGCCGAACGTGATCCCCGGACCGTTGCCGGTCTCGCAGCAGATCAACGGTGGTGCTCCGGCGCCCGCCGGTCCGGCATTGCCGGCTGAAGCGGGAGGCGGTCAGTGA
- the fadD5 gene encoding fatty-acid--CoA ligase FadD5 codes for MTRQLTVTTDQPYRARRQNWTNQLARHALMQPDATALRYLGHTTTWAEFDRRVTALANALSRRGVRFGDRVMILMLNRPEFIEATLAANQLGAIAVPVNFRLTPPELAFLVQDCEAAVVVTETVLADVAKAVRDLAPALSDVIVAGGASEEGVLGYEDLIVEDGDEHEPVDIPGDNPALIMYTSGTTGRPKGAVLTHTNLAGQAMTGMYTTSPDINNDVGFIGVPLFHIAGIGNTLGGLILGVPTVIHPLGGFDPGQLLDVLEAERVTGIFLVPAQWQAVCAAQQAKPRDIRLRSLSWGAAPASDTLLREISETFPESKILAAFGQTEMSPVTCMLLGDDAIRKRGSVGKVIPTVAARVVDENMNDVPVGEVGEIVYRAPTLMAGYWNNPEATADAFAGGWFHSGDLVKMDSDGYVWVVDRKKDMIISGGENIYCAEVENVLAAHPAIVEVAVIGRAHPKWGEVPVAVAAISSSELRLAELDEFLTERLARYKHPKGLEIVDALPRNPAGKVLKTELRIRFSASAETDHADENASDAADPD; via the coding sequence GTGACCAGGCAGCTGACCGTGACCACTGACCAGCCGTATCGCGCACGCCGCCAGAATTGGACGAACCAGCTGGCGCGCCACGCACTGATGCAACCGGACGCGACCGCGCTGCGGTATCTGGGCCACACCACCACCTGGGCCGAGTTCGACCGCCGGGTCACCGCACTCGCGAACGCCTTGAGCCGTCGCGGCGTGCGGTTCGGCGACCGGGTGATGATCCTGATGCTCAACCGCCCCGAGTTCATCGAGGCCACGCTGGCCGCTAACCAGCTCGGTGCGATCGCGGTCCCGGTCAACTTCCGGCTGACCCCACCGGAGCTCGCGTTCCTGGTGCAGGACTGCGAGGCCGCGGTGGTGGTGACCGAAACCGTGCTCGCTGACGTCGCCAAGGCCGTCCGCGACCTCGCGCCCGCGCTGAGCGATGTGATCGTCGCCGGCGGCGCCAGCGAGGAGGGCGTGCTGGGCTACGAAGACCTCATCGTCGAAGACGGCGATGAGCACGAACCCGTGGACATCCCGGGCGACAACCCGGCCCTGATCATGTACACCTCGGGCACCACCGGACGGCCCAAGGGCGCGGTGCTGACCCACACGAACCTGGCGGGCCAGGCGATGACCGGGATGTACACCACCAGCCCCGACATCAATAACGACGTCGGATTCATCGGGGTCCCGCTGTTCCACATCGCCGGTATCGGCAACACCCTCGGTGGTCTCATCCTGGGCGTCCCGACCGTTATCCACCCGCTCGGCGGATTCGACCCCGGCCAACTGCTCGACGTTCTGGAAGCCGAACGGGTCACCGGCATCTTCCTGGTTCCGGCGCAGTGGCAGGCAGTCTGCGCCGCGCAGCAGGCCAAGCCGCGCGACATCCGGCTGAGATCGCTGTCCTGGGGCGCCGCCCCGGCGTCGGACACCCTGCTGCGCGAGATCTCGGAGACCTTCCCCGAGAGCAAGATCCTGGCCGCGTTCGGTCAGACCGAGATGTCGCCGGTGACCTGCATGCTGCTCGGTGATGACGCGATCCGGAAACGCGGATCGGTCGGCAAGGTCATTCCGACCGTCGCCGCCCGCGTTGTCGACGAGAACATGAACGACGTCCCGGTCGGTGAGGTCGGCGAAATCGTCTACCGCGCACCGACTCTCATGGCCGGCTATTGGAACAACCCGGAGGCAACCGCCGATGCGTTCGCCGGTGGTTGGTTCCACTCAGGCGATCTGGTCAAGATGGACTCCGACGGCTATGTCTGGGTGGTCGACCGGAAGAAGGACATGATCATCTCCGGCGGTGAGAACATTTACTGCGCCGAGGTGGAGAACGTGCTGGCCGCCCATCCCGCCATCGTCGAGGTGGCGGTTATCGGACGCGCACACCCTAAGTGGGGCGAGGTTCCGGTAGCCGTGGCCGCTATCTCCAGCAGCGAACTCCGGCTGGCCGAACTCGACGAATTCCTCACCGAGCGACTGGCCCGTTACAAGCATCCCAAGGGTCTCGAAATCGTCGATGCCTTACCCCGCAACCCCGCTGGCAAAGTGTTGAAGACCGAACTGCGGATTCGCTTCAGCGCCAGTGCCGAAACGGATCATGCCGACGAAAATGCTTCGGATGCAGCCGATCCCGACTAG
- a CDS encoding MlaE family ABC transporter permease gives MTATTAGVGGYLQDKTRPALTAIGGFFRMCVLTAKATTKWPFEWREFILQGWFQFRVTFLPTIAVAVPNTILIIFTINILLVEFGAADVSGAGAALAAVTQLGPIVTVLVVAGAGSTAICADLGARTIREEIDALEVLGIDPIHRLVLPRVVASTFVAVLLNGAVIAVGLVGGFIFGVYMQNISAGAYVSTLTLITGLPEVIISIVKALTFGLIAGLVGCYRGLTVSGGSKGLGTAVNETLVLSVVALFAVNVVLTTIGVRFGTGH, from the coding sequence GTGACGGCAACGACCGCCGGTGTTGGCGGCTACCTCCAGGACAAAACGCGTCCGGCGCTCACCGCCATCGGCGGCTTCTTCCGCATGTGCGTGCTCACCGCGAAGGCCACGACGAAGTGGCCGTTCGAGTGGCGAGAGTTCATCCTCCAAGGCTGGTTTCAGTTTCGGGTGACGTTCCTGCCGACCATTGCGGTCGCGGTCCCCAACACAATCCTGATCATCTTCACCATCAATATCCTGCTGGTTGAGTTCGGCGCGGCTGACGTATCCGGTGCCGGCGCGGCGCTGGCCGCAGTGACTCAGCTCGGTCCGATCGTGACCGTGCTGGTGGTCGCAGGCGCTGGGTCGACGGCCATCTGTGCCGACCTCGGCGCGCGCACGATTCGCGAAGAGATCGACGCCCTCGAGGTCCTCGGCATCGATCCCATCCACCGCCTAGTCCTGCCCCGGGTGGTCGCCTCGACGTTCGTGGCCGTGCTGCTCAACGGCGCCGTCATCGCCGTCGGCCTCGTCGGTGGCTTCATCTTCGGCGTATACATGCAGAACATCTCCGCCGGCGCCTACGTCTCCACCTTGACGCTGATCACCGGCCTGCCCGAGGTCATCATCTCGATCGTCAAGGCGCTCACCTTCGGGCTGATCGCCGGTCTGGTCGGGTGCTACCGCGGTCTGACGGTGTCGGGCGGTTCCAAGGGCCTCGGCACCGCAGTGAACGAAACGCTCGTCCTTTCCGTGGTCGCATTGTTCGCCGTAAACGTCGTTCTGACGACCATCGGCGTCCGGTTCGGAACGGGGCACTGA